In a single window of the Luteolibacter yonseiensis genome:
- a CDS encoding ABC transporter ATP-binding protein — protein MLTVENLHVSYGAIKALHGVNLEVPEGSIVTLIGANGAGKSTTLRALSGLVKTAAGSVKYKGREISKLSPNKIVETGLCHVPEGRMVFANLTVLENLKMGAYLQRDKKWIASQTDYVFGLFPRLKEREGQAAGTLSGGEQQMLAIGRALLSKPDFLMLDEPSLGIAPLLVKSIFERIVEINREQGLTVLLVEQNANLALDVSSYAYVLETGKVLLEGPSARLKADPKVQECYLGA, from the coding sequence TTGCTTACCGTCGAAAATCTCCATGTCAGCTACGGCGCGATCAAGGCGCTGCACGGCGTCAATCTCGAGGTGCCGGAGGGAAGCATTGTCACGCTCATCGGTGCGAACGGAGCGGGGAAATCGACCACCCTGCGCGCGCTTTCGGGGTTGGTGAAAACCGCGGCGGGTTCGGTGAAATACAAGGGGAGGGAAATTTCCAAACTGTCTCCGAACAAGATCGTGGAGACCGGATTGTGCCACGTGCCGGAGGGGCGCATGGTGTTCGCCAACCTCACGGTGCTGGAAAATCTGAAAATGGGAGCCTACCTCCAGCGGGACAAGAAATGGATCGCCTCGCAGACGGACTATGTCTTCGGTTTGTTTCCCCGCCTCAAGGAGCGCGAGGGGCAGGCTGCGGGCACGCTTTCCGGTGGAGAGCAGCAGATGCTGGCGATCGGTCGCGCTCTTCTGAGCAAACCGGATTTCCTGATGCTGGACGAACCGTCGCTGGGGATCGCGCCATTGTTGGTGAAGTCCATTTTCGAACGCATCGTGGAAATCAACCGCGAGCAGGGACTGACCGTCCTGCTGGTCGAGCAGAATGCGAATCTCGCGCTGGATGTGTCGAGCTATGCCTACGTGCTTGAGACCGGCAAGGTCCTTTTGGAAGGGCCGTCCGCCCGGCTCAAGGCGGATCCGAAGGTGCAGGAGTGCTACCTCGGGGCTTGA